In Pseudomonas fluorescens, one genomic interval encodes:
- a CDS encoding DUF6316 family protein: MYGMRADDSAPATHFRSDRLCRVNGELFFSTRENTLEGPFDSPDKAEQEIQAYIARMQLLDSNR, translated from the coding sequence ATGTACGGAATGCGCGCCGATGACAGCGCCCCCGCCACGCACTTTCGCAGCGACCGGTTGTGCCGGGTCAATGGCGAACTGTTTTTCAGCACGCGGGAGAACACCCTTGAGGGGCCGTTCGATTCCCCGGATAAGGCTGAGCAGGAAATTCAGGCGTATATCGCGCGGATGCAGCTTCTGGATTCCAACCGATGA
- a CDS encoding thiolase family protein, whose amino-acid sequence MREVVIVDSVRTGLAKSFRGKFNQTRPDDMAAHCVNALLSRNDIDPASVEDCIVGAGSNEGAQGYNIGRNVAVLSRLGTGVAGMTLNRFCSSGLQAIAIAANQIASGCSDIIVAGGVESISLTLKSVNIDHLINPLLKQQVPGIYYTMGQTAEVVARRYDVSREAQDRYALQSQLRTAQAQAAGLFNDEIVPMAVKYRVEDKNSGEVQTLDGIVDHDDCNRPDTTYESLAGLKPVFAEDGSVTAGNSSQLSDGASMTLVMSLEKALQLGLKPKAFFRGFTVAGCEPDEMGIGPVFSVPKLLKAKGLQVADIDLWELNEAFASQCLYARDRLEIDNDKYNVNGGSISIGHPFGMTGSRQVGHLVRELQRRNLRYGIVTMCVGGGMGATGLFEAVR is encoded by the coding sequence ATGCGTGAAGTGGTGATCGTCGACAGCGTGCGGACCGGCCTGGCCAAGTCCTTTCGCGGCAAGTTCAACCAGACCCGCCCCGACGACATGGCGGCCCATTGCGTCAACGCGCTGCTGTCGCGCAATGACATCGACCCGGCCAGCGTCGAGGACTGCATTGTCGGCGCCGGCTCCAACGAGGGCGCGCAGGGTTACAACATCGGCCGCAACGTGGCGGTGCTGTCGCGGCTGGGCACCGGCGTGGCCGGCATGACCCTCAACCGTTTCTGTTCTTCGGGGTTGCAGGCGATTGCGATTGCCGCCAACCAGATCGCCTCCGGTTGCAGCGACATCATTGTCGCCGGCGGCGTCGAATCAATCAGTCTGACCCTGAAAAGCGTCAACATCGACCACCTGATCAACCCGTTGCTCAAGCAGCAGGTGCCGGGCATCTACTACACCATGGGCCAGACCGCCGAAGTGGTTGCGCGCCGTTACGACGTCAGCCGCGAGGCCCAGGATCGTTACGCGCTGCAAAGCCAGCTGCGCACTGCCCAGGCGCAGGCGGCCGGGCTGTTCAATGATGAAATTGTGCCGATGGCGGTCAAGTACCGGGTCGAGGACAAGAACAGTGGTGAGGTGCAGACCCTCGATGGCATCGTCGATCACGACGATTGCAACCGCCCGGACACCACTTACGAAAGTCTCGCCGGACTGAAACCGGTGTTTGCCGAGGACGGTTCAGTGACGGCCGGTAACTCATCGCAGTTGTCCGACGGCGCGTCGATGACCCTGGTGATGAGCCTGGAAAAAGCCCTGCAACTGGGGCTCAAGCCGAAGGCGTTTTTCCGTGGTTTCACCGTCGCCGGTTGCGAGCCGGACGAAATGGGCATCGGCCCGGTGTTCTCGGTGCCGAAACTGCTCAAGGCCAAAGGCTTGCAGGTGGCGGATATCGATCTGTGGGAGCTGAACGAGGCGTTTGCTTCGCAATGCCTGTATGCCCGCGATCGGCTGGAGATCGACAACGACAAATACAACGTCAACGGCGGCTCGATTTCCATCGGCCACCCGTTCGGCATGACCGGTTCGCGGCAGGTCGGGCATCTGGTGCGTGAGTTGCAGCGGCGTAATTTGCGTTACGGCATCGTGACCATGTGCGTGGGGGGCGGGATGGGGGCGACGGGGTTGTTTGAGGCTGTTCGTTAA
- the mnmC gene encoding bifunctional tRNA (5-methylaminomethyl-2-thiouridine)(34)-methyltransferase MnmD/FAD-dependent 5-carboxymethylaminomethyl-2-thiouridine(34) oxidoreductase MnmC — translation MKPVLPHAQLDWDDQGRPRSRVFDDVYFSDQSGLDETRYVFLEQNRLAERFAALPAHGRLVIGETGFGTGLNFLCAWQLFEQHAVAGARLHFVSVEKYPLSPADLQRALALWPQLKPLADQLLTQYVAIHQGFQRIILGNGRVTLTLLIGDALEQLPQLDAQIDAWFLDGFAPAKNPDMWTAELFVELARLAAPGSTISTFTSTGWVRRLLNAAGFKMKRTPGIGHKWEILRGEFLGWPQDVAPPLPDKPWFARPAPLTDERRALVIGAGLAGCATAASLAARGWHVSLLERHEAVAQEASGNPQGVLYLKLSAHGTALSQLIVSGFGYTRRLLETLQRGTDWDDCGVLQLAFNTKEAERQAQLAAAFPEDLVHWLDQPQAEIQAGIAVAHGGLFYPEGGWVHPPALCQAQAAQANIELLKHHEVLELRKVEGQWQALDGERVLASAPVVILAGAAEIKRFAQSAELPLKRIRGQITRLPQTAESQALRTVVCAEGYVAPARLGEHTLGASFDFNSDDLTPTTAEHLGNLAMLEEISGDLVARLHINQLPPETLEGRAAFRCTSPDYLPIVGPLADREAFTQAYAALSKDARQVPDIACPWLDGLYVNSGHGSRGLITAPLSGELLAAWLDNEPLPLPRSVAEACHPNRFALRTLIRGK, via the coding sequence ATGAAACCTGTATTGCCCCACGCCCAACTCGACTGGGATGACCAGGGACGTCCGCGCTCGCGGGTGTTCGATGATGTGTATTTTTCCGACCAGTCGGGGCTGGATGAAACCCGTTACGTGTTCCTCGAACAGAACCGTCTGGCCGAGCGCTTTGCCGCGCTGCCGGCGCACGGGCGGCTGGTGATCGGCGAAACCGGCTTCGGCACCGGGCTGAATTTCCTTTGCGCCTGGCAGTTGTTCGAACAGCACGCGGTGGCCGGTGCGCGGCTGCATTTCGTCAGCGTCGAAAAATACCCGTTGAGCCCGGCCGATCTGCAACGGGCGCTGGCCTTGTGGCCGCAGCTCAAGCCGCTGGCCGATCAGTTGCTGACGCAGTACGTGGCGATCCATCAGGGCTTTCAGCGGATCATTCTCGGCAATGGCCGCGTGACGCTGACGCTGCTGATCGGCGATGCGCTGGAGCAACTGCCGCAACTCGATGCGCAGATTGATGCGTGGTTTCTCGACGGTTTCGCCCCGGCGAAAAACCCCGACATGTGGACCGCTGAACTGTTCGTCGAACTGGCTCGACTGGCCGCGCCGGGTTCGACCATCAGCACCTTCACCAGCACCGGTTGGGTGCGGCGTCTGCTCAACGCGGCCGGGTTCAAGATGAAACGCACGCCGGGCATCGGCCACAAGTGGGAGATCCTGCGCGGCGAGTTTCTCGGCTGGCCGCAGGACGTCGCGCCGCCGCTGCCGGACAAACCGTGGTTCGCCCGCCCTGCCCCGCTGACCGACGAGCGGCGCGCGCTGGTGATCGGCGCCGGGCTGGCCGGTTGTGCGACCGCTGCCAGCCTCGCCGCGCGCGGCTGGCACGTCAGTCTGCTGGAGCGTCACGAGGCCGTGGCGCAGGAGGCGTCGGGCAATCCGCAGGGCGTGCTGTATCTGAAGTTATCAGCCCACGGCACCGCGTTGTCGCAACTGATCGTCAGCGGCTTCGGCTACACCCGCCGCCTGCTGGAAACCCTGCAACGCGGCACCGACTGGGACGATTGCGGCGTGCTGCAATTGGCTTTCAACACCAAGGAAGCCGAGCGTCAGGCGCAACTGGCCGCGGCATTCCCGGAAGATCTGGTGCACTGGCTTGATCAGCCGCAAGCCGAAATTCAAGCCGGGATTGCTGTGGCGCACGGCGGCTTGTTCTACCCCGAAGGCGGCTGGGTGCATCCACCCGCGCTGTGCCAGGCGCAAGCCGCGCAAGCGAACATCGAACTGCTCAAGCATCACGAAGTGCTGGAACTGCGCAAGGTCGAAGGTCAGTGGCAAGCCCTCGACGGCGAGCGCGTGCTCGCCAGCGCGCCGGTGGTGATATTGGCCGGCGCGGCGGAGATCAAACGCTTTGCGCAAAGTGCCGAGTTGCCGCTCAAGCGCATTCGCGGGCAAATCACGCGCCTGCCGCAAACCGCTGAAAGCCAGGCGCTGCGCACCGTGGTCTGCGCCGAAGGTTATGTCGCCCCGGCACGTCTGGGTGAACACACGCTGGGTGCGAGTTTTGACTTCAACAGCGATGACCTGACACCGACCACCGCCGAACACCTGGGCAATCTGGCGATGCTCGAAGAGATCTCCGGCGATCTGGTGGCGCGCCTGCACATCAATCAACTGCCCCCGGAAACTCTGGAGGGACGCGCCGCATTCCGCTGCACCAGTCCCGACTATCTGCCGATCGTCGGCCCCCTCGCCGACCGCGAAGCCTTCACTCAGGCCTACGCCGCGTTGAGCAAGGACGCGCGACAAGTGCCGGACATCGCCTGCCCGTGGCTCGATGGCCTGTACGTCAACAGCGGCCACGGTTCACGCGGGCTGATCACCGCGCCGCTGTCGGGCGAACTGCTCGCGGCGTGGCTGGACAACGAGCCGCTGCCGCTGCCCCGAAGCGTCGCCGAGGCCTGCCATCCCAATCGTTTTGCACTGCGCACGTTGATTCGCGGCAAATGA
- a CDS encoding N-acetylglutaminylglutamine amidotransferase → MCGLAGELRFDHQPADLAAVERITHHLAPRGPDAWGFHAQGPIALGHRRLKIMDLSDGSAQPMIDSQLGLSLAFNGAIYNFPELRAELEALGYAFYSGGDTEVLLKGYHAWGEALLPKLNGMFAFAIWERDAQRLFIARDRLGVKPLYLSRTGQRLRFASALPALLKGGDINPILDPVALNHYLNFHAVVPAPRTLLAGIEKLPPATWMRVEADGRTEQKTWWTLPYGPHDDEKNLTLEDWRDRVLDSTREAVAIRQRAAVDVGVLLSGGVDSSMLVGLLREVGVENLSTFSIGFQDAGGERGDEFQYSDLIAKHYGTQHHQLRIDEKEIIEQLPAAFRAMSEPMVSHDCIAFYLLSREVAKHCKVVQSGQGADELFAGYHWYPQVDGAADPYAAYRAAFFDRSYEDYAATVQPKWLTANDAAGDFVKEHFAQPGADAAVDKALRLDSTVMLVDDPVKRVDNMTMAWGLEARTPFLDYRLVELSARIPGQFKLPDGGKQVLKEAARLVIPSEVIDRKKGYFPVPGLKHLQGDTLNWVRELLLDPSQDRGLFNPAMLDKLLTDPQGQLTPLRGSKLWQLAALNLWLSEQGI, encoded by the coding sequence ATGTGCGGATTAGCTGGCGAGTTACGTTTTGATCATCAACCTGCAGACCTTGCAGCGGTAGAGCGAATCACCCATCACCTAGCCCCTCGCGGCCCCGATGCGTGGGGCTTCCATGCCCAAGGGCCGATTGCCCTGGGCCATCGTCGCCTGAAAATCATGGACCTGTCGGACGGCTCGGCGCAGCCGATGATCGACAGCCAACTCGGTTTGTCCCTGGCCTTCAATGGCGCGATCTACAACTTCCCGGAACTGCGCGCCGAACTCGAAGCGCTGGGCTACGCCTTCTATTCCGGTGGCGACACCGAAGTGCTGCTCAAGGGCTACCACGCCTGGGGCGAAGCGCTGCTGCCGAAACTCAACGGCATGTTCGCGTTCGCCATCTGGGAGCGTGATGCCCAGCGCCTGTTCATCGCTCGCGACCGTCTCGGCGTGAAGCCTTTGTACCTGTCGCGCACCGGCCAGCGTTTGCGCTTTGCCTCGGCCCTGCCGGCGCTGCTCAAGGGCGGCGACATCAACCCGATCCTCGATCCGGTGGCGCTCAACCACTATCTGAATTTCCACGCGGTGGTGCCCGCTCCACGCACCTTGCTCGCGGGCATCGAAAAGCTGCCGCCAGCGACCTGGATGCGCGTCGAAGCCGATGGCCGCACCGAGCAGAAAACCTGGTGGACCCTGCCCTACGGCCCACATGACGACGAGAAAAACCTGACCCTCGAAGACTGGCGCGACCGCGTGCTCGACAGCACCCGCGAGGCCGTGGCAATCCGTCAACGCGCAGCGGTGGATGTCGGCGTGCTGCTTTCCGGCGGTGTCGATTCGAGCATGCTCGTCGGCCTGCTGCGAGAAGTCGGGGTGGAGAACCTGTCGACCTTTTCCATCGGTTTTCAGGATGCCGGCGGCGAGCGTGGCGATGAGTTCCAGTATTCCGATCTGATCGCCAAGCACTACGGCACTCAACATCATCAATTGCGCATCGACGAAAAAGAGATCATCGAGCAACTGCCCGCTGCGTTCCGTGCGATGAGCGAGCCGATGGTCAGCCACGACTGCATCGCCTTCTACCTGTTGTCGCGCGAAGTGGCCAAGCATTGCAAAGTGGTGCAGAGCGGCCAGGGCGCGGATGAGCTGTTCGCCGGTTATCACTGGTATCCGCAAGTCGACGGCGCAGCGGATCCGTATGCAGCCTATCGCGCGGCGTTTTTCGACCGCAGCTACGAAGACTACGCGGCCACCGTACAGCCGAAATGGCTGACCGCGAATGACGCGGCCGGCGACTTCGTGAAGGAGCATTTCGCTCAACCCGGAGCTGATGCGGCAGTGGATAAAGCCCTACGTCTGGACAGCACGGTGATGCTGGTGGACGACCCGGTCAAACGCGTCGACAACATGACCATGGCCTGGGGCCTGGAAGCGCGCACGCCGTTTCTCGACTATCGACTGGTGGAACTCTCGGCGCGGATTCCCGGCCAGTTCAAGCTGCCGGACGGCGGCAAACAGGTGCTCAAAGAAGCTGCACGTCTGGTGATTCCAAGCGAAGTGATCGACCGCAAGAAAGGCTATTTCCCGGTGCCGGGCCTCAAGCACTTGCAAGGCGACACCCTGAACTGGGTGCGTGAACTGCTGCTGGATCCGAGCCAGGATCGTGGCCTGTTCAACCCGGCCATGCTCGACAAATTGCTGACTGACCCGCAGGGCCAACTGACGCCGTTGCGCGGCTCGAAACTGTGGCAACTGGCGGCTCTGAACCTGTGGCTCAGTGAACAAGGAATCTGA
- the pap gene encoding polyphosphate:AMP phosphotransferase produces MFESAEIGHAIDKETYDAAVPALREALLEAQFELQQQKRFPVIILINGIEGAGKGETVKLLNEWMDPRLIEVRTFDQQTDEELARPPAWRYWRMLPAKGRMGVFFGNWYSQMLQGRVHGLFKDPRLDQAINAAERLEKMLCDEGALIFKFWFHLSKKQMKARLKALADDPLHSWRISPLDWQQSQTYDKFVKYGERVLRRTSRDYAPWHIIEGMDANYRSLAVGKILLEGLQNALKRPEVHTEEVNAAPLGTAVDQLNLLDSLDLNQRLEKKDYEEQLITEQARLSGLMRDKRMRRHALVAVFEGNDAAGKGGAIRRVAAALDPRQYSIVPIAAPTEEERAQPYLWRFWRHLPARGKFTVFDRSWYGRVLVERVEGFCSPADWLRAYSEINDFEEQIADAGVIVVKFWLAIDKDTQMERFQAREQIPFKRFKITEDDWRNRDKWDAYRAAVGDMVDRTSTEISPWTLVEANDKRWARVKVLRTINRALEEAFAKSDKRAKKHKD; encoded by the coding sequence ATGTTTGAATCCGCCGAAATCGGCCATGCCATCGACAAAGAGACTTACGACGCGGCTGTACCTGCCTTGCGTGAAGCACTGCTGGAAGCGCAGTTCGAGTTGCAGCAGCAGAAGCGTTTTCCGGTGATCATTTTGATCAACGGCATCGAAGGCGCCGGCAAGGGCGAGACCGTCAAGTTGCTCAACGAGTGGATGGACCCGCGCCTGATCGAGGTGCGTACTTTCGATCAGCAGACCGATGAAGAGCTGGCGCGGCCACCGGCGTGGCGTTACTGGCGGATGCTCCCGGCCAAGGGACGGATGGGCGTGTTCTTCGGTAACTGGTACAGCCAGATGCTTCAGGGCCGGGTCCACGGTCTGTTCAAGGATCCGCGTCTGGACCAGGCGATCAACGCCGCCGAGCGTCTGGAAAAAATGCTCTGCGATGAAGGCGCGCTGATCTTCAAGTTCTGGTTCCACCTGTCCAAGAAGCAGATGAAAGCGCGACTCAAGGCGCTGGCCGACGACCCGCTGCACAGCTGGCGCATCAGCCCGCTGGACTGGCAGCAATCGCAGACCTACGACAAGTTCGTCAAATACGGCGAGCGCGTGTTGCGCCGCACCAGCCGCGACTACGCGCCATGGCACATCATCGAAGGCATGGACGCCAATTATCGCAGTCTTGCCGTCGGCAAAATCCTGCTGGAAGGCCTGCAGAATGCGCTCAAGCGTCCAGAGGTGCATACCGAAGAGGTTAACGCCGCCCCGTTGGGCACGGCGGTCGATCAACTCAACTTGCTCGACAGCCTCGACCTGAACCAGCGACTGGAAAAGAAGGACTACGAAGAACAACTGATCACCGAGCAGGCGCGGCTGTCCGGGCTGATGCGTGACAAGCGCATGCGCCGCCACGCACTGGTGGCGGTGTTCGAAGGCAACGATGCGGCGGGCAAGGGCGGGGCGATTCGTCGGGTCGCGGCGGCGCTCGATCCGCGTCAGTACAGCATCGTGCCGATTGCCGCGCCCACTGAAGAGGAGCGCGCGCAGCCGTATCTGTGGCGCTTCTGGCGGCATTTGCCGGCGCGGGGCAAGTTCACCGTGTTCGACCGCTCCTGGTATGGCCGGGTGCTGGTGGAGCGGGTCGAGGGCTTCTGCAGCCCGGCCGACTGGCTGCGGGCTTACAGCGAGATCAACGATTTCGAAGAGCAGATCGCCGACGCCGGGGTCATCGTCGTCAAGTTCTGGCTGGCGATCGACAAGGACACGCAGATGGAGCGCTTCCAGGCCCGCGAGCAGATTCCGTTCAAGCGCTTCAAGATCACTGAGGACGACTGGCGCAACCGCGACAAGTGGGACGCCTACCGCGCCGCCGTGGGCGACATGGTCGACCGCACCAGCACCGAGATTTCGCCGTGGACGCTGGTCGAGGCCAATGACAAACGCTGGGCCCGGGTCAAGGTCCTGCGCACGATCAACCGAGCGCTTGAGGAAGCATTCGCGAAGTCCGACAAACGCGCGAAAAAACACAAGGACTGA
- a CDS encoding DMT family transporter, protein MHISSGRWVYGLFLALLTAFLWGILPIKLKQVLLVMDPITVTWFRLLVSGGCLFIYLAATRRLPSRKVLGPRGGWLVLMAVLGLVGNYVLYLMGLNLLSPGTAQLVVQMGPIMLLIASLFVFKERFSIGQGIGLAVLLIGFVLFFNQRLAELLTSLSDYTAGVLLVLLASTVWTFYALGQKQLLTVWNSLQVMMVIYLFCALLLTPWVHPLEALELSPVQGWLLLVCCMNTLIAYGAFAEALAHWEASRVSATLAITPLVTFGAVAIVAGVWPEYVHAEQINGLGYGGAVLVVLGSALVALGPSLIAGLKARRMRIAAS, encoded by the coding sequence ATGCACATTTCATCCGGTCGCTGGGTCTACGGTCTGTTCCTGGCGCTGCTGACGGCGTTTTTGTGGGGCATCCTGCCGATCAAACTCAAGCAGGTGCTGCTGGTGATGGACCCGATCACGGTGACCTGGTTTCGCCTGTTGGTCTCCGGCGGCTGCCTGTTCATCTACCTGGCGGCCACGCGCCGCCTGCCGAGCCGCAAGGTGCTCGGCCCCCGGGGTGGCTGGCTGGTGCTGATGGCGGTGCTCGGGCTGGTGGGCAACTACGTGCTGTACCTGATGGGCCTTAACCTGCTCAGCCCCGGCACCGCGCAGTTGGTGGTGCAGATGGGGCCGATCATGTTGCTGATCGCCAGCCTGTTTGTGTTCAAGGAGCGCTTCAGTATCGGTCAGGGCATTGGCCTGGCGGTGCTGCTGATCGGCTTTGTGCTGTTCTTCAATCAGCGTCTGGCTGAACTGCTCACCTCATTGTCGGACTACACCGCCGGCGTGTTGCTGGTGCTGTTGGCCTCGACAGTCTGGACCTTCTACGCACTGGGACAGAAGCAATTGCTCACGGTGTGGAATTCGCTGCAGGTGATGATGGTGATCTACCTGTTCTGCGCGCTGTTGCTGACGCCGTGGGTGCATCCGCTCGAAGCACTGGAACTGAGCCCGGTGCAGGGTTGGCTGTTGCTGGTGTGCTGCATGAACACGCTGATTGCCTACGGTGCATTTGCCGAGGCGCTGGCGCATTGGGAAGCGTCACGGGTCAGTGCGACGCTGGCGATCACGCCGTTGGTGACCTTTGGCGCGGTGGCGATTGTCGCCGGGGTGTGGCCGGAATATGTGCATGCCGAGCAGATCAATGGGCTGGGTTATGGCGGGGCGGTGCTGGTGGTGCTGGGGTCGGCGCTGGTGGCGTTGGGGCCGTCGCTGATTGCCGGGTTGAAGGCGCGGCGGATGCGCATTGCAGCCAGTTAG
- a CDS encoding osmoprotectant NAGGN system M42 family peptidase gives MTTQIPEPDLNYLQKVLLEMLAIPSPTGFTDTIVRYVAERLEELGIPFEMTRRGTIRATLKGKKNSPDRAVSAHLDTIGAAVRAVKDNGRLTLAPVGCWSSRFAEGSRVSLFTDNGVIRGSVLPLMASGHAFNTAVDEMPISWDHVELRLDAYCATKADCDSLGISVGDVVAFDPLPEFTDSGHISARHLDDKAGVAALLAALKAIVESGQELMIDCHPLFTITEETGSGAAAALPWDVSEFVGIDIAPVAPGQHSSEHAVSVAMQDSGGPYDYHLSRHLLRLAGENELPVRRDLFRYYFSDAHSAVTAGHDIRTALLAFGCDATHGYERTHIDSLAALSRLLGAYILSPPVFASDAAPANASLDRFSHQIEHETQMESDTRVPSVDSLVGQRSDS, from the coding sequence ATGACCACTCAAATCCCCGAACCGGATCTGAACTACCTGCAAAAAGTCCTGCTGGAAATGCTCGCCATTCCCAGCCCTACCGGGTTCACCGACACCATCGTGCGCTACGTCGCCGAGCGTCTGGAAGAACTTGGCATCCCTTTCGAAATGACCCGTCGCGGCACCATTCGCGCCACCCTCAAGGGCAAGAAAAACAGCCCCGACCGCGCCGTCTCCGCGCACCTCGACACCATCGGCGCCGCAGTGCGTGCAGTGAAAGACAACGGTCGTCTGACCCTGGCCCCGGTCGGTTGCTGGTCGAGCCGCTTTGCCGAGGGCAGCAGGGTCAGCCTGTTCACCGACAACGGCGTGATTCGTGGCAGCGTGCTGCCGCTGATGGCCTCCGGGCACGCGTTCAACACCGCGGTGGACGAGATGCCGATCAGTTGGGATCACGTCGAACTGCGTCTGGATGCCTACTGCGCGACCAAGGCCGATTGCGACTCGCTGGGCATCAGCGTCGGCGACGTGGTGGCGTTCGACCCGCTGCCGGAGTTCACCGACAGCGGTCACATCAGCGCCCGTCACCTCGACGACAAGGCCGGGGTTGCGGCATTGCTCGCTGCGCTCAAAGCCATCGTCGAGAGCGGTCAGGAGTTGATGATCGACTGTCACCCACTGTTCACCATCACTGAAGAAACCGGTAGCGGTGCGGCGGCGGCATTGCCATGGGACGTCAGCGAATTCGTCGGTATCGACATCGCGCCGGTCGCGCCCGGCCAGCACTCCAGCGAACACGCGGTGAGCGTGGCGATGCAGGACTCCGGTGGCCCTTACGACTATCACCTGTCGCGGCATTTGCTGCGTCTGGCCGGTGAAAACGAACTGCCGGTACGGCGCGACCTGTTCCGCTATTACTTCAGCGACGCGCATTCGGCGGTGACTGCCGGGCACGATATCCGCACCGCCCTGCTCGCCTTTGGCTGCGACGCGACCCATGGTTATGAACGTACGCACATCGACAGTCTGGCGGCGCTCAGTCGTTTGCTCGGGGCGTACATTTTGAGTCCGCCGGTATTTGCCAGCGATGCGGCGCCGGCCAATGCTTCGCTGGATCGCTTCAGTCACCAGATCGAACATGAGACACAGATGGAGAGCGATACGCGAGTGCCGTCGGTGGACAGTCTGGTGGGGCAGCGCTCCGACAGTTGA
- the ngg gene encoding N-acetylglutaminylglutamine synthetase yields MKPHATAINQRLLRGQTPSYERLQARLAEDGSELGADPIAVHCGWGRLLIGHTFPDPATLAQELLNEQPGERDIALYVAAPQQILGLEPTQLFLDPSDTLRLWFSDYRQATRVFRGFRIRRAQSEADWQAINLLYQARGMLPIDATRLTPHHQGGPVYWLAEDEDSGAVIGSVMGLNHQKAFNDPEHGSSLWCLAVDPQCSRPGVGEVLVRHLIEHFMSRGLSYLDLSVLHDNRQAKNLYAKLGFRNLSTFAIKRKNGINQTLFLGPGPEANFNPYARIIVEEAHRRGIDVQVDDAEAGLFTLSHGGRRVRCRESLSDLTSAISMSLCQDKSLTHKVLKGAGLKLPSQQLAGNADDNLAFLDEHQRVVVKPLDGEQGQGVAVDLQSIEEVQQAIEAAKRFDSRVLLESFHEGLDLRILVIGFEVVAAAIRRPAEVVGDGHHSIGALIEAQSRRRQAATSGESKIPLDHETQRTLHAAGYDYSSILPAGEHLFVRRTANLHTGGTLEDVTAILHPTLVDAAVRAARALDIPMVGLDLMVPAADQPEYVFIEANERAGLANHEPQPTAERFVDLLFPHSQPAVS; encoded by the coding sequence ATGAAACCTCACGCCACAGCGATCAATCAGCGCCTGTTACGCGGTCAGACACCGTCGTATGAACGCTTGCAGGCGCGTCTGGCCGAAGACGGCAGCGAACTCGGCGCCGACCCCATCGCCGTACATTGCGGTTGGGGTCGGCTGCTGATCGGCCACACTTTCCCTGACCCGGCGACGCTGGCGCAGGAACTGCTCAACGAGCAGCCCGGCGAACGCGATATCGCCCTTTATGTCGCCGCACCGCAGCAGATTCTCGGGCTGGAACCGACGCAACTGTTTCTCGACCCATCCGATACTCTGCGCCTGTGGTTCAGCGATTACCGCCAGGCCACCCGCGTGTTTCGCGGCTTCCGCATTCGCCGCGCGCAAAGCGAAGCGGACTGGCAAGCGATCAATCTGCTGTATCAGGCACGCGGCATGTTGCCGATCGATGCCACGCGCCTGACCCCGCATCATCAGGGCGGCCCGGTGTACTGGCTGGCCGAAGATGAAGACAGTGGCGCGGTAATCGGCAGCGTCATGGGCCTCAATCACCAGAAAGCCTTCAACGATCCGGAACATGGCAGCAGCCTGTGGTGCCTGGCGGTGGATCCGCAGTGCTCGCGGCCCGGTGTCGGTGAAGTGCTGGTGCGGCATTTGATCGAGCACTTCATGAGTCGCGGCCTGAGTTATCTGGATCTGTCGGTGCTGCATGACAACCGTCAGGCCAAAAATCTTTACGCCAAGCTCGGTTTTCGCAACCTCTCGACCTTCGCCATCAAGCGCAAGAACGGCATCAATCAGACGCTGTTCCTCGGGCCCGGGCCGGAAGCCAACTTCAACCCTTATGCGCGGATCATCGTCGAGGAAGCGCACCGGCGCGGCATCGACGTGCAGGTGGACGATGCCGAAGCCGGGCTGTTCACCCTCAGCCATGGCGGGCGCCGGGTACGTTGCCGCGAATCGTTGAGCGACCTGACCAGCGCGATCAGCATGAGTCTGTGTCAGGACAAAAGCCTGACCCACAAAGTGTTGAAAGGCGCCGGCCTGAAGCTGCCTTCGCAGCAACTGGCGGGCAACGCCGACGACAACCTGGCGTTTCTTGACGAGCATCAGCGTGTGGTGGTCAAGCCGCTCGACGGTGAACAAGGCCAGGGCGTGGCGGTGGATCTACAGAGCATCGAAGAGGTGCAGCAGGCCATCGAAGCCGCCAAGCGTTTCGACAGCCGCGTACTGCTGGAAAGCTTCCACGAAGGCCTCGACCTGCGGATTCTGGTGATCGGTTTTGAAGTGGTGGCCGCAGCAATTCGCCGTCCCGCGGAAGTGGTCGGTGACGGCCATCATTCGATCGGTGCATTGATCGAGGCGCAGAGCCGCCGTCGGCAAGCCGCTACCAGTGGCGAGAGCAAGATCCCGCTGGATCACGAAACCCAGCGCACCCTGCACGCGGCCGGGTATGACTACAGCAGCATCCTGCCGGCGGGCGAGCACCTGTTCGTGCGTCGCACGGCCAATCTGCACACCGGTGGCACGCTGGAGGATGTCACGGCAATTCTGCACCCGACCCTGGTCGATGCCGCCGTCCGTGCGGCGCGAGCGCTGGACATTCCGATGGTCGGCCTCGACCTGATGGTGCCGGCGGCGGATCAACCGGAGTACGTGTTTATCGAAGCCAATGAACGCGCCGGCCTGGCCAATCACGAGCCGCAGCCGACGGCAGAGCGATTTGTCGATCTGTTGTTTCCGCACAGTCAGCCGGCTGTTTCTTGA